CGTCGTGATCACGCAACTCCAGCCGATGAGCGTGATCTTCACGACGTCGGAAGACAACCTGCCGCAGATCCTCAAGCAAGTGAACGCGGGCCAGAAACTGTCGGTCACCGCGTACAACCGCAACAACACGGTGCCGCTCGAGACGGGTTCGCTCGAAACGCTCGACAACCAGATCGACACGAGCACGGGCACGGTCAAGCTGCGCGCGACGTTCGCCAACCAGGAAGGCCTGCTGTTTCCGAATCAGTTCGTGAACACGCGGCTGCTCGTCGACGTGATGCGCAATGCGACGATCGTGCCGACGCCCGCCGTGCTGACCGGCTCGATCGGCCAGTTCGTGTACATCGTGAAGCCGGACAACACGGTGACGGTGCGCAAGGTCACGATCGGCCCGGTCGACGGCGAGCGCACGAGCATCGTCAGCGGCGTCGCCGTCGGCGAACGCGTGGTCACCGACGGCTCCGACCGGCTCCGTGAAGGCTCGACGATCTCGATCCCGGCCGACAAGCCGAAAGGCGCGTCGGGCGCGCACGGCGCCGCTGCGACGGCATCGGCCGCGGGCGCATCGGGTGCGACCGCCCACCGCGGCGGCCACAAGCACGGCGCGTCGCAGACAGCGGCCCCCGCGGCCCAGTAACGCGCGGGCCGCTCGATGAATCCATCCCGCCTCTTCATTCTCCGGCCGGTCGGCACCGCCCTCCTGATGGCGGCGATCATGCTGGCCGGCCTCGTCGCGCTGCGCTTCCTGCCGCTCGCCGCGCTGCCCGAAGTCGACTACCCGACGATCCAGGTCCAGACCTTCTATCCGGGCGCGAGCCCGGAGGTGATGACGTCGTCGGTCACCGCGCCGCTCGAACGGCAGTTCGGCCAGATGCCGTCGCTGAACCAGATGTCGTCGCAAAGCTCGGCCGGCGCATCGGTGATCACGCTGCAGTTCTCGCTCGACCTGCCGCTCGACATCGCCGAACAGGAAGTGCAGGCCGCGATCAACGCGGCCGGCAACCTGCTGCCGTCCGACCTCCCGGCCCCGCCGATCTACGCGAAGGTCAACCCGGCCGACGCGCCGGTGCTGACGCTCGCCATCACGTCGAAGACCCTGCCGCTCACGCAGGTGCAGGACCTGGCCGACACGCGCCTCGCGATGAAGATCTCGCAGATCGCGGGCGTCGGCCTCGTCAGCCTGTCGGGCGGCAACCGGCCGGCCGTGCGGATCCAGGCGAACCCGACCGCGCTCGCGCAGTACGGGATGAACCTCGACGACCTGCGCACGACCATCTCGAACCTGAACGTGAACACGCCGAAGGGCAACTTCGACGGCCCGACGCGCGCGTACACGATCAACGCGAACGACCAGCTGACGAGCGCCGACCAGTACAACTCCGCGGTCGTCGCCTACAAGAGCGGCCGCCCGGTGATGCTGACCGACGTCGCGAAGGTCGTCGCCGGCTCGGAGAACACCAAGCTCGGCGCGTGGGTCAACGCGGAGCCCGCGATCATCCTGAACGTGCAGCGCCAGCCGGGCGCGAACGTGATCCAGACCGTCGACGCGATCAAGGCGCAGTTGCCGAAGCTGCAGGAAACGCTGCCCGCCGCGCTCGACGTGCAGATCGTCACCGACCGCACGACGATGATCCGCGCGGCCGTGCGCGACGTGCAGTTCGAGCTGCTGCTCGCGGTCGGGCTGGTCGTGCTCGTGATGTACCTGTTCCTCGCGAACATCTACGCGACCATCATCCCGAGCCTGTCGGTGCCGCTGTCGCTGATCGGCACGCTCGCGGTGATGTACATGGCCGGCTTCTCGCTGAACAACCTGTCGCTGATGGCGCTCACCATCGCGACCGGCTTCGTCGTCGACGATGCGATCGTGATGATCGAGAACATCGCGCGCTACGTCGAGGAAGGCGATACCGGGCTCGAGGCCGCGCTGAAAGGTTCGAAGCAGATCGGCTTCACGATCATCTCGCTGACGGTGTCGCTGATCGCGGTGCTGATCCCGCTGCTGTTCATGGGCGACGTGGTCGGCCGGCTGTTCCACGAATTCGCGATCACGCTCGCGGTGACGATCGTGATCTCGGCGGTCGTATCGCTCACGCTCGTGCCGATGATGTGCGCGAAGCTGCTGCGCCATTCGCCGCCGCCCGAGAGCCACCGCTTCGAGGCGCGCGTGCACCGCGCGATCGACTGGGTGATCGCGCGCTACGGGGTCGCGCTCGAGTGGGTGCTGAACCGCCAGCGCTCGACGCTCGTCGTCGCGCTGCTGACGCTCGCGCTGACCGCCCTGCTCTACGTCTACGTGCCGAAGGGCTTCTTCCCCGCGCAGGATACCGGCGTGATCCAGGCGATCACGCAGGCGCCGCAGTCGATCTCCTACGGCGCAATGGCCGAACGCCAGCAGGCGCTCGCGACCGAGATCCTGAAGGACCCGAACGTCGAGAGCCTGACGTCGTTCATCGGCGTCGACGGCAGCAACATCACGCTGAACAGCGGCCGGATGCTGATCAACCTGAAGGCGCGCGACGACCGCTCCGAGACGGCCGCGCAGATCATCCGCGACCTGCAGCAGCGCGTCGCGCACGTCACCGGCATCTCGCTGTTCATGCAGTCGGTGCAGGACCTGACAATCGACTCGACCGTGAGCCCGACGCAGTACCAGTTCATGCTGACGAGCCCGAACCCGGACGAGTTCGCGACCTGGGTGCCGAAGCTCGTCACGCGGCTGCAGCAGGAGCCGTCGCTCGCCGACGTCGCGACCGACCTGCAGAGCAACGGCCAGTCGGTCTACATCGCGATCGACCGCGCGAGCGCCGCGCGCTTCGGCATCACGCCGGCGACCGTCGACAACGCGCTGTACGACGCGTTCGGCCAGCGCATCGTATCGACCATCTTCACGCAGTCGAACCAGTACCGCGTGATTCTCGAGTCGGAGCCGAAGGAGCAGCATTACGCCGAATCGCTGAACGACATCTACCTGCCGTCCGCGGGCGGCGGCCAGGTGCCGCTGTCGTCGATCGCGTCGTTCCACGAGCGGCCGTCGCCGCTGCTCGTCGCGCACCTGTCGCAGTTCCCGTCGACGACGATCTCGTTCAACCTCGCGCCGGGCGCGTCGCTCGGCGAAGCGGTGAAGGCGATCGATGCGGCCGAGAAGGACATCGGGCTGCCGACGTCGTTCCAGACGCGCTTCCAGGGTGCGGCGCTCGCGTTCCAGGCCTCGCTGTCGAACCAGCTGTTCCTGATCCTCGCGGCGGTCGTCACGATGTACATCGTGCTCGGCGTGCTGTACGAGAGCTACATCCACCCGATCACGATCCTGTCGACGCTGCCGTCGGCCGGCGTCGGCGCGCTGCTCGCGCTGATGATCACCGGGCACGACCTCGACATCATCGGGATCATCGGCATCGTGCTGCTGATCGGCATCGTGAAGAAGAACGCGATCATGATGATCGACTTCGCGCTCGAGGCCGAGCGCGTCGAAGGCAAGCCGCCGCGCGAGGCGATCTACCAGGCGTGCCTGCTGCGCTTCCGGCCGATCCTGATGACGACGCTCGCCGCGCTGCTCGGCGCGGTGCCGCTGATGGTCGGCGCCGGCGCGGGCTCCGAGCTGCGCCAGCCGCTCGGGATCGCGATCGCGGGCGGCCTGATCGTGTCGCAGGTGCTGACGCTGTTCACGACGCCGGTGATCTACCTCGGCTTCGACGGGCTCGCGCGCCGCGTGCGCGGCTGGTTCGAACGGCACGGCCCCGACGCCGGCAAGCATACGGGTGCGTAAGCGATGAACCTGTCGCGCCCCTTCATCAACCGCCCCGTCGCGACGACGCTGCTCGCGCTCGGCGTCGCGCTCGCGGGCCTGTTCGCGTTCATCAAGCTGCCGGTGTCGCCGCTGCCGCAGGTCGACTTCCCGACCATCTCGGTGCAGGCATCGCTGCCCGGCGCGAGCCCCGAGACCGTCGCGACCAGCGTGACGAGCCCGCTCGAGCGGCACCTGGGCTCGATCGCGAACGTCAGCGAGATGACGTCGACGAGCACCGTCGGCAACGCGCGGATCATCCTGCAGTTCGGGCTGAACCGCGACATCGACGGCGCCGCGCGCGACGTGCAGGCCGCGATCAACGCGGCGCGCGCCGACCTGCCCGCGTCGCTGAAGAGCAACCCGACGTACCGCAAGGTCAACCCGGCCGACTCGCCGATCATGATCGTGTCGCTTACGTCGGAGACCTCGTCGCCCGCGAAGCTGTACGACGCCGCGTCGACGGTGCTGCAGCAGTCGCTGTCGCAGATCGACGGCATCGGCCAGGTGTCGGTGAGCGGCTCCGCAAACCCGGCCGTGCGCGTCGAGCTCGAACCGCATGCGCTGTTCCACTACGGGATCGGCCTCGAGGACGTGCGGGCCGCGCTCGCGTCCGCGAACGCGAACAGCCCGAAGGGCGCGATCGAGTTCGGCCCGAAGCACTACCAGCTCTATACGAACGACCAGGCCTCGCAGGCGTCGCAATACAGCGACCTGGTCGTCGCCTACCGCAACGGCGCGGCCGTGCGGCTGTCCGACCTGTCGGAGGTCGTCGACGGCGTCGAGGACCTGCGCAACCTCGGCTTGTCGAACGGCAAGCGCGCGGTGCTCGTGATCCTGTACCGCTCCCCCGGCGCGAACATCATCGAGACGATCGACCGCGTGCGCGCGGCGCTGCCGCAACTGACCGCGTCGCTGCCGGCCGACATCACGGTCACGCCGGTGCTCGACCGCTCGACCACGATCCGCGCGTCGCTGAAGGACACCGAGCACACGCTGCTGATCGCGGTCAGCCTGGTCGTGATGGTCGTGTTCCTGTTCCTGCGCAACTGGCGCGCGACGCTGATCCCGAGCGTCGCGGTGCCGAT
This window of the Burkholderia cepacia GG4 genome carries:
- a CDS encoding MdtB/MuxB family multidrug efflux RND transporter permease subunit yields the protein MNPSRLFILRPVGTALLMAAIMLAGLVALRFLPLAALPEVDYPTIQVQTFYPGASPEVMTSSVTAPLERQFGQMPSLNQMSSQSSAGASVITLQFSLDLPLDIAEQEVQAAINAAGNLLPSDLPAPPIYAKVNPADAPVLTLAITSKTLPLTQVQDLADTRLAMKISQIAGVGLVSLSGGNRPAVRIQANPTALAQYGMNLDDLRTTISNLNVNTPKGNFDGPTRAYTINANDQLTSADQYNSAVVAYKSGRPVMLTDVAKVVAGSENTKLGAWVNAEPAIILNVQRQPGANVIQTVDAIKAQLPKLQETLPAALDVQIVTDRTTMIRAAVRDVQFELLLAVGLVVLVMYLFLANIYATIIPSLSVPLSLIGTLAVMYMAGFSLNNLSLMALTIATGFVVDDAIVMIENIARYVEEGDTGLEAALKGSKQIGFTIISLTVSLIAVLIPLLFMGDVVGRLFHEFAITLAVTIVISAVVSLTLVPMMCAKLLRHSPPPESHRFEARVHRAIDWVIARYGVALEWVLNRQRSTLVVALLTLALTALLYVYVPKGFFPAQDTGVIQAITQAPQSISYGAMAERQQALATEILKDPNVESLTSFIGVDGSNITLNSGRMLINLKARDDRSETAAQIIRDLQQRVAHVTGISLFMQSVQDLTIDSTVSPTQYQFMLTSPNPDEFATWVPKLVTRLQQEPSLADVATDLQSNGQSVYIAIDRASAARFGITPATVDNALYDAFGQRIVSTIFTQSNQYRVILESEPKEQHYAESLNDIYLPSAGGGQVPLSSIASFHERPSPLLVAHLSQFPSTTISFNLAPGASLGEAVKAIDAAEKDIGLPTSFQTRFQGAALAFQASLSNQLFLILAAVVTMYIVLGVLYESYIHPITILSTLPSAGVGALLALMITGHDLDIIGIIGIVLLIGIVKKNAIMMIDFALEAERVEGKPPREAIYQACLLRFRPILMTTLAALLGAVPLMVGAGAGSELRQPLGIAIAGGLIVSQVLTLFTTPVIYLGFDGLARRVRGWFERHGPDAGKHTGA